A stretch of DNA from Dehalobacterium formicoaceticum:
GGGTTTATCCACAGCCCCGGTAAAAGCTCCTTTAACTGACCCAAACAAAATTGTCTCCAGGAGATTTTCGGGAATGGAAGCACAGTTAATAGCCACAAACCGTCCATTATTAAATAAACTAGCATTATGAATTCCTTGAGCAATAATTTCTTTCCCGGTGCCTGTTTTACCATATAGCAAAATAGGGGACTTACTTAAAGCGGCTTTTCTGGAGAGTTGTACCAGTGCACGCATTTTTTTGCTGTTACCCACCACATCATAAAGGGTAAAAGATGTATTATTGGATAATTTTACATTAATATTTGTCGTTTTTTGTTTATACTCGGAAATCTTGATTAATTGTTTTTCTGAATAATCGATAAAATGAGCCAGAGAATAAACATATTCTAATTTATGCTCATAATAAAAAGGGTAGGATTGCATAAACATAGCTGTTCTATATCCGTCTTTATTATTATAAATAGCGATCTGTTCTTCCGATTGTTTCCCTGTATCTATGGTATACTGGGTGGCATTAACTTTAAGATCAAGATTTTTCCAGGCTTCACTGTCTTTTTTACCGATAATTTCTTCTCTTTTCACTCCATCCATCTCTTCTACAATGTTGTTGAGCCAGACGATATTTTCTTCCGGATCAACAACATAGATACCTTGTAAAACCATATCAAGGATAGCTTCATACAGTTGATTACGTTTTTTAAGTTCCATCAGCTGATTTTGCATATTTTCCATTCTAAAATCACCTTCAAAAGTTATTTTGCTTTTATCACGCACTAACCGTCCATTATCCCTTATTGAAAGAGTTCCACTTTATACCAAGTTATTACTTTCTCAGAGTATTGATAAGTAATGCTGGTAGGTATTTGCAGAAACAGGTGCTGCGCTATCTGTAATAACATATTACAGTGTAATATGTTTCTGTTTATATATTCCAACCTTGAAAATTCAATAAAATAGAACTAACTGCGTGGAATATCTTATTACAGTATAGCAAGATATTTAACTTTTGCAAATCAATAACAATTAATGAAAACCTATAATTTCAGCATATTTTGGGTCATTTTAAAAGCTTTTTACTATTTAGACATTCTGGCACGTTTATTGCTTTTATTAACAGCATGAAGCCTAAATAGCGCGCTATTGGAAAACAGAGATCAAAAATCCATATTTAATTAGGAGGTAAACAATGAATACCATTAGAGCAAATTCAGTAACCAATCAAAGTGTTCAGTTTCAGGTTTTAAATGAGGGACAATGCAGGGAAATCGTGCACGCTGCTTTTAGGGTTTTAGAAAGAACCGGCTGTGATGTTCATCATGAACGTGCCCGGAAGATTTTAAAGGACGCTGGATGCAGCGTTGACGGTATCAGAGTCAAAATTCCTACTCATTTAGTGGAAAAAGCGATCCGCACAGCTCCCTCCCAAATTACGATTTATGATCGAGAAGGCAATCCGACATTACACCTGGGAAATAACGGTAAAAGTTATTGGAGCCCCGGTTATGAAAACCAGTACAGAATTGATAGGAAGACTGGAGAAAAGAGATTAACAGTCAAGCAAGACGTCTATGAAACCGGTCTGGTCTGTGATGCAATGCCTAATATCGATATGTGCACAGGCCTTGCCTATATTTCTGACTGTGATCCCAGGCTGGCCGACGTATACGAAACCCGTCTTTTACTGGAAACCACCACAAAACCCATTTGGCTGTGGCAGTTTGATATTGAAAATCTCAAGGCTCAGATGGATATGTTTGCCGCCTGTGCCGGCGGCATGGATAAATTCCTGGCGAAACCTTCTGTCGTAGCCGGTGGTGCAGCTTCTACACCTCTTTGTCACGCAGAAGATACTTTGGAAAAAGTCATGTACATGAACGAAATTGGAATTCCCACACCTTATGTAGTTGCCTGCTTGCTGGGCGGGACTACTCCTGTCACCATCGCCGGCAGCTATGTTTTAGGTTTGGCAGATACTCTTTTCGGTCTGGTGCTTGGTCAGTTGATTAATGAAGGTTGTCCATATCTCGGTTGTACCTGGACAGATATGTTTGATATGAGTACGATGGCTCTTTCTATGACAGGTCCTGAAGCCTCCTTGGGCGCTGCTGGGTCAGCAGATCTCTTCCGTTATTTGGATCTTCCTTTTGTCGTTCATCTTGGCTGCACTGATTCTCCTATTCTTGACGAGCAGGCTGCTCTTGACATGGGTACTCAGATCCTGATGGGTACACTAAGTGGTGGGAATATTTGCCAATTCCTTGGCTTTTTAGAGGCGGCCATGTCCTCTTCTCTGGAAAGCTTGGTATTTTGCAATGAAGCAATTGATTATGCCCGCAGCATTGTGGGTGGTATTGAAGTAAGCGCTGAAACATTAGCGGAGGACGCAATCCATAATGTCGGCCCCAGTGGAAACTTTCTGGGAGAAGAACATACCTTAAACCACTTTAAGGAAAGATGGACTCCAAAAAATTGTGTGAGAACCACTTATGAAAAATGGGCTGAAAATGGTAAAAAAGATTTCAAAGCTCGGGCTGTTGAAAAGGTAGATCAGATCGTTGCAGCCGGTATCCGTAAACCACTTGCCCCTGAGGTTCTTGCCGAATTGGATGCCATTATCGCAAAAGCTGAAGCCAGAATCAAATAAAGAAAACTTGGCTTGCGTCAAGCCGAAGGCTAAGGCGCGCCAGAATTTCTTGCATTGTGTTTTTTACAATGCGTAGAAATTCCAGTCCTTTAGGGGAAGCCTTAGTTGCACTTATACTTCCAACATTTAAAATTTAAATTTCTGAAAGTAAAATAAAAAACCAAGGGAGGAAAAAATGAATACCCTTAGAGCAAATTCAGTCACCAAACAAAGTGTGCAATTTAAAGTTCTGAATGACGGACAATGCAGGGAAATCGTGCATGCTGCTTTTAGAGTATTGGAAAGAACCGGTTGCACCGTTCACCATGAAGAAGCATTAAAACTATTGCAGGATGCCGGATGTAACGTAGACGGTAACAGAGTAAGAATCCCTACCCATTTGTTAGAAAAAGCCATCAGAACAGCTCCCACCCAGATCACCATTTATGACCGAGAAGGCAATCCTGCCTTGCACCTTGGTGCCGCCAGCGGGAAAAGTCATTTTATCGCCGGGATGGAAAATCAATATCTGATCGATACGGACACCGGAGAAAAAAGACTCACCACGAAACAGGATGTGGCCAATGTGGGTAAGGTAATTGATGCCCTGCCCAATGTGGACGTAGCTTGCGGTCTGGCATGCATTTCTGACTGTACCCCCCAGATGGCTGACGTTTATGAAGCGCGTATTTTGCTGGAAAACACCACAAAACCAATTATTGTGTGGAACTTTGATTTAGATGGTATCAAAACCCAGGTTGAAATGTGTGCTGCAGTTGCCGGCGGTATGGATAAATTCCTGGCCAAACCTTTTATCCTCGCCGGGGGCGCTGCCAGCACCCCTCTTGCCCATTCGGAAGATGCCCTTGATAAGATGCTGTATATGTTCAAACTGGGCTTGCCGGGCCCTTACGTTGCGGCCACCATGTTAGGCGGTACCGCTCCTGCAACTTTGGCGGGCAGTTTTGTCATGGGGTTGGCGGATACTTTAGTGGGACTTCTCCTTTCCCAGCTAACCAATGAAGGATGTCCCTTTATTGCCACAACCTATACAGACATTCTTGATATGAAATCCATGGCATTTTGCCTGACCGGCCCGGAAGTTGCTTTGGGGCAGGCGGCCACTGCAGACATTTTCCGTTATTTGGATCTGCCCTTCAGCGTACATCTTGGGGTTACGGATTCTCCGGTCTTTGACCAACAAGCGGCCTTTGATATCGGCGTGCAAATCTACACCGGAATTTTGAGCGGTGCGAACCTGAATATGTTCCTGGGCTATCTGGAAACCGCCATGTCGGCATCTCTGGAATGCTTGGTTTTTGGGGATGAAGTTATTGGCTATTGTCGTCGTATTGTGGAGGGGATTGAAGTAAGTGCCGAAACACTGGCGGAAGAAGCTATTAATAACGTAGGCCCTAACGGCAATTTCCTGGGTGAAGAACATACCATGAACCACTTCAAAGAAAGATGGGTACCCACCAACTTTATCAGAACCACTTATGAGAAGTGGGCTGATGACGGCGGAAAAGATTTAAAAGTCAGAGCTCATGAAAAGGTGAAAAACATTCTGGCTCAGGAAATCAGGAAACCCTTGGCTCCGGAGGTCTTGGCAGAATTAGACGCTATTGTGGCAGAAGCAGAAAAGAGATATCAGAAATAAGTTTTGTACTATCTACGAGCGACATTATTTAGGGAAAGTAATGTCGTTCGTTAAAATTTAAGAGAAAGTAGGAGAGTGCTTCAATGAAAAACAATTTTTTATTAAAAATAGTTATTCTTTTAATGAGTTTTGCGATGATGGGAGACAGTGTCATAGTTCCCATCGTTCCCAATATTTTTGAAGCCTTCCCGGATGCCAGTCCCTTTCTACAAAATTTCATCATCTCAGGGCCAATGCTCATTGCCATTCCGGCGACTTTAATCTGCGGGAAACTGGCCCAATTCATCAGTAAGAAATATCTGTTGATTTTTTCCTATTTGATCGCGGCTTTTGCCGGCATTGGAATTGCCTTTGTAGATTCAGTTTTTTTATTTGTACTCTTTAGAAGTTTATTAGGAATAACATTTGGATTCCTAGCCGCAAGTGCTTTCGGTCTCATTGCAGAATTGTTCAAGGAAGAAAAAGAACGCAGCAGCGTTATGGGTTGGTATAATTCAATGACGGCACTTTTCGGAGTTCTGATCGCCACTGCCTCAGGATATATTGCCGTGTCCAATTGGCATTACTCATTTTTCATTAATATCGCGGCCATACCGATCGTGCTGCTGATGATCTTTGTCCTACCGGTTACTCCGCCTGAAGGAAAGGTTCAGCAAGATGGGGATCAGAATGAAAAGCAAAAGATGCCTTATCTGAAGGTAGGGGCTTTGTCAGTGTCAGCCATCGTATATAATGCCTTATACATGATACTCTTCTACTTTGTGGCGGTATATTTGCAAGAAGCAAATTTAGGTGATGCGTCTACTGCCGGCATCATGTCATCAGTTGGGACCGTAGGCAGCTTTGTTGCCGGAATGATTTTCGCTAATTTCTATGGCAAGGTCAAAAGATTTACTCCTGCTACTTTCTTCTTAGTGTTGGCAGCATGCTATTTTGTACTGAGTATGGATGTAAATTTATTGATTGTGGGGATTGCTGTTTTTGTTGCAGGCTGGACATATAACCTCAGTATGTCCTATTACTTCTTGACAGCAACGATGATCGTACCGCCCGCTGTTCTTACCCTTTCAACAGGTATCACTAATGCATCCATTGGACTGGGCTGTTATCTTGCACCATCTGCGATCAATTGGTATCAAGAAATATTTAATGTTCCAACGCTAAAAGGGACTTTCCTGTATGTGGCATTGACTTTGGTTGTCTGTGGGGTTATCTCGATCATTTTAGCTATGCGTCACAGTAAAAACTTACCTGTCATAGAGAGCCAGGACATGAAAGGCCAAGCATAATTTCATAATCAAATTGGAAAAGTGAGATGCGAAGATAAAAAAAAGAGGGAAGTTTTATCAATAGCCACATATATTAATTAGGGGGGGTGGCTGAAAATGATTAAGGTATCCGACTTGAAAGTGAAAGATATTATTAATATCGTGGATGGGAAAAGATTAGGTTATATTAAGGATATAGAATTGAATCTGGCGGCAGGGCGTATTCATTCCCTTATTTTGCCCGGCACCACAAAATTTATGGGAATATTCGGCCGATGTGATGATGTGGCCATCGCCTGGAATCAGATTAAAAAGGTGGGTGCTGATGTAATTCTGGTGGAGGTGCAGTCCTTTTCTGAGCTTAGGAATCAAGAACCACCGGAAGATTTAGACGCGCCATATTGAGTGGGGTAGGTACTACAGTACTACCCGGAACATTTTGCGATTTGGCATGAGAGTCATTGACTGGCACATATCTAGTGGAGTATAATAATACCAGACGCTACATGTAGCGTCTGGTTCTTTGTTTTAAGGATAGGCTTAGGTTTCAATTGTTACAATAGACATTATAACATAGTTTGAGGTCAGGGGTAATTTCTTTTATTAATTTTTGGGGAGATGGGATTAGATGCGTTGTCCATTTTGTCATTATGCAGATTCAAAAGTACTGGAATCACGTTCGGCTGATGAAGGAAGCAGTATTCGCCGGAGACGGGAATGTCTGGGTTGTCAACGCAGGTTTACTACATATGAAAAAATTGAGGAGCGTCCTTTAATTGTGGTCAAAAAAGACGGTCGACGGGAATTCTTTGACAGTAAAAAGCTTTTACACGGTATTGTCAAGGCCTGCGAAAAAAGGCCTGTTTCTTATGAACAATTAGAAGAGATCGTGGCCGGTATCGAAAAGGAATATGGTCATGCTTTGGAGCGGGAGATCAGCTCTGATTTAATCGGTGAGGCGGTTATGAAACGACTAAAGGATTTGGATGAAGTGGCTTATGTACGGTTTGCTTCCGTCTATCGTCAATTTGAGGATGTGAACACCTTTATCGAAGAAATTCAGCAATTGCAAAAAAAATCATAGAAATTGGGGGAGTATCTGTGTTTACTACGATTCAAAAAAGAGATGGCCGCAGGGCTGCTTTTAACGAAAAGAAAATCACCGATGCCATTTTTAAAGCGGCCCAGTCTGAAGGCGGGGAGGATCGTCAGACGGCGATGGAGTTAACCTTGGAGGTGATGAAGTACTTAAAAGAAACATATAATGGTAATATTTTCGGTGTAGAAGATGTGCAGGACGCGGTGGAAAAAATATTAATTGAAAAAGGACATGCCCGTACCGCGAAAGCCTATATTCTATACCGTGCTAAGCGAAATCGGGTGCGGGAGGGCAAATCGGATTTGATGGAGGCGGTGAAACAGATTCTGGTGGAAACCAGCCGGGAAAACGCTAATGTGAGCAATTCCCCCTCGGCCAAAATGCTGCAAATCGCCAGCGCTGCCAGCCGTACCTATTATTTATCTCGCTTGATCCCGGAGGAGTTTTCTTTAGCTCATCGTCAAGGGGAGATACATATTCATGATTTAGATTTTTATGCCAAAACCTTAACCTGTGTGCAAATCCCTTTAGGTCAGTTATTGCAGCAGGGCTTTGATAACGGACATGGCTATATTCGTCCGCCGAAACGTCCCGGCTCGGCTGCGGCCTTGGCGGCAATTATCTTACAAAGCTCCCAAAATGATATGCACGGTGGACAGTCCTTCGCTTTCTTTGACCGGGACATGGCGCCTTTCGTGGAGCAGGCCTCGGAGGAAGAAACCTTTCAGGCCATGGAAGCCTTGATATATAACCTAAATAGTATGCATAGCAGGGCGGGCAGCCAGGTCCCCTTTTCCAGCTTGAATGTAGGCACAGAGACCGGAGAGTCCGCCCGGAAGGTGACCCGGAATCTGCTCCTAGCTTATGAAAAAGGTTTGGGCCGAGGGGAAAACCCCATCTTCCCCAATATTATTTTCCGCTTGAAGGAAGGGATTAACCTAAATCCGGGAGATCCCAACCGGGATTTATTTGAATTGGCCATGCGGGTGGCGGCGCGCCGCATGAACCCCACCTTCAGCTTTATGGATGCCAGCTTTAATCAAGAGTATGGCACGGATGTGAGCTACATGGGATGCCGTACCCGGGTGATGGCCAACCGGAGAGGTCCGGCTGTTACGGAGAAACGGGGCAATCTTTCCTTTACCACAATTAATCTGCCCCGCATCGGCCTTAAGGCTAGGGGTAATGTTGATCAGTTTTACCGATATTTAGACCAAGCCTTGGATTTAACGGCCCGGCAATTATATCACCGCTATCAGATCCAAGCGAACTTAAAGGTGCGGGACATGCCTTTCCTGATGGGGCAGAATTTGTATCTTGATTCTGAAGAGCTGGGCATGAACGATCCTGTGGAAAAAGCGATTCAGCACGGGACTCTATCTATCGGTTTTATTGGTTTGGCGGAAGCCTTAACGGCTCTAACGGGCAAGCATCATGGGGAAGCGGCGGAATCCCGGCAGCTGGGGGAAGAGATCATCGCCTATATGCGGAAAAAAATTGACCAATACTGCGATGATTATGATTTAAACTATACTCTGCTGGCCACACCGGCGGAAGGCTTATCGGGACGCTTTGTGGGGCATGACGGGGAAGAATTCGGTATTCTTCCAGGAGTGACGGACAAAGAATATTATACCAATTCATTCCATATCCCTGTGGGATATCCTATTTCCATGTTTGAGAAGATGGCTATCGAAGGGCCTTACCATAAATATTGTAATGCCGGACATATCAGCTATGTGGAATTAGCATCGCCCCCTATCCATAATCTGGAGGCGGTGGAAACGATTATTCGTCATATGGCGGCCAGTGATATCGGTTATGCCGGGATTAATTTTCCTATTGATTTTTGCCTTGGGTGCAGTCATTTAGGCGTTATCAATGAGGATTCCTGCCCTGTTTGCGGCAGCAGTGCCATTCGCAGGGTGCGCCGGATCACCGGTTACTTCAGTACCGTGGACCGGTTTAATGACGCCAAGCTTGCGGAATTAAAAGATCGGGTTGCTCATAGCGGCAGTTAATTATTGGATGAAAAACATTGCTATAGATGAATGAGAGAGGCGGGAGAGGAAAATGGAACTTCGTATTGCCGGTATTGTTCCGGAAAGTGTGGTGGATGGACCGGGCATCCGGTTTGTGGTTTTTGTCCAAGGTTGCCCTCATCACTGTCCCGGCTGTCATAACCCGGATACCCATGATTTTAATGGCGGGGAAGTGGCCCAGGTTTCTGATCTGGTGGCTCAAATTAAGGCATTACCTCCGGTAAGGGGGGTTACCATTAGCGGAGGGGAGCCCTTTTGTCAGGGACAGGCCTGCAGCACTCTAGCCCATGAAGTGAAAAAACTGGGCAAGGATGTAATTGTGTATTCAGGCTACACCTACGAACAGCTCCGGGAAATGGCGGTCGGGGATCACCATATCCAGGCTCTTCTTTCCGCCACTGAAATTTTAATCGACGGCCCTTTTCTTCAGGAACAGCGTGACTTGAACTTACCCTTCAGAGGATCGGCCAATCAGCGTCTGATTAAGCCTGGTGAAGAAGGATTCTTTTAAAGCCTGGCGAAGAATATTAGCAACGTTAGCAACGATTTTTTGGAGATTTGAGGTGCTGAGATGTTTAAAGGCGCAAGTGACAAATTAAGTATGAAGGACATACTCCTGAAACCGGTTGCGATCATTGACCCCCAAACCTGCTCCCCTCCATGGGCCAAGGAGATGGAGGGAAATGGGATTAAAGCCTGCCTTTGGCCAAAATCAAAAACAGAATGGTATGTGGTTTTGGTCTCGGAGGTTTTAAAAAAAGCTGTAGAGGTTCCATTAGAGGATCTGGTTTTCCCGGGTATCTCCATTTCTCCTTCCACTCCGGTGCAGGAAATCTTTCAGATCCTGGCCAATGCCTCCGGACGTGGGGGCGTCGTAGTGGACCGGGATGGGATTCCTCAGGGCGTAATTGATCCTGGGATGCTGATCACTTTGTTATGGCAAAGGATGCACCATGTGGAATCCTTTATGAATACCCTGATGGATACTGTCAGCGAAGCCGTCACGGTGATTGACAATGAAAATGTGGTGGTGGGCTGGAATAAACGGGCGGAAGAATTATACCGCATCCCTGCCGAGACGATTTTGGATCAGGATATTAAACATTTCTTTTCCAGTTTAGTGGTGACCCATGTGATCAGCGAGGATGTGATGAAGCGCAAGAGTGTGCGCAATGACTATCATCAACCTGTTCCCGGCACCCATGTTTTAATTAATGCCTCCCCCATTCTTTATCAGGATCAGGTTTTAGGGAGTGTTTGCGCGGAGCGGGATATTACAGAGACCGTCAGCCTGCACAATGAATTATCTCAGAAAAGTTCCGAAGTGCGTCAACTCAAAAGTGAAATAACGAAAAGAAAGCCCTCCGATGATGCTTTTGGAAAAATATTCGGTCATAGTAAGAGGCTGAATGATGCGGTGCGTCTAGCCCGCCGGGTGGCCAATACCAATGCCGCCGTTTTGATTCGCGGGGAGAGCGGCACGGGCAAAGAGCTTTTCGCCGAGGC
This window harbors:
- a CDS encoding sigma-54 interaction domain-containing protein encodes the protein MENMQNQLMELKKRNQLYEAILDMVLQGIYVVDPEENIVWLNNIVEEMDGVKREEIIGKKDSEAWKNLDLKVNATQYTIDTGKQSEEQIAIYNNKDGYRTAMFMQSYPFYYEHKLEYVYSLAHFIDYSEKQLIKISEYKQKTTNINVKLSNNTSFTLYDVVGNSKKMRALVQLSRKAALSKSPILLYGKTGTGKEIIAQGIHNASLFNNGRFVAINCASIPENLLETILFGSVKGAFTGAVDKPGLFEEAQNGTLFLDELNSLPLSIQGKLLRVLQEKRANRVGSNHDYPIKCRVISATNQDPRQLVRNGKLRQDLFFRLAVVTLEIPSLAERKDDIPELVKHFIDKFNAEYQLHIKTIDDEILDVFNRYSWPGNVRELENVIEYMVNFTDSPNGKLSFNELPLYLKEISYNQEENTIKDLKSEGSLHEMLEEFEKNVLERTLAETKWNVSQAARNLGIHREALHYRIRKFGLRKKS
- a CDS encoding trimethylamine methyltransferase family protein gives rise to the protein MNTIRANSVTNQSVQFQVLNEGQCREIVHAAFRVLERTGCDVHHERARKILKDAGCSVDGIRVKIPTHLVEKAIRTAPSQITIYDREGNPTLHLGNNGKSYWSPGYENQYRIDRKTGEKRLTVKQDVYETGLVCDAMPNIDMCTGLAYISDCDPRLADVYETRLLLETTTKPIWLWQFDIENLKAQMDMFAACAGGMDKFLAKPSVVAGGAASTPLCHAEDTLEKVMYMNEIGIPTPYVVACLLGGTTPVTIAGSYVLGLADTLFGLVLGQLINEGCPYLGCTWTDMFDMSTMALSMTGPEASLGAAGSADLFRYLDLPFVVHLGCTDSPILDEQAALDMGTQILMGTLSGGNICQFLGFLEAAMSSSLESLVFCNEAIDYARSIVGGIEVSAETLAEDAIHNVGPSGNFLGEEHTLNHFKERWTPKNCVRTTYEKWAENGKKDFKARAVEKVDQIVAAGIRKPLAPEVLAELDAIIAKAEARIK
- a CDS encoding trimethylamine methyltransferase family protein — translated: MNTLRANSVTKQSVQFKVLNDGQCREIVHAAFRVLERTGCTVHHEEALKLLQDAGCNVDGNRVRIPTHLLEKAIRTAPTQITIYDREGNPALHLGAASGKSHFIAGMENQYLIDTDTGEKRLTTKQDVANVGKVIDALPNVDVACGLACISDCTPQMADVYEARILLENTTKPIIVWNFDLDGIKTQVEMCAAVAGGMDKFLAKPFILAGGAASTPLAHSEDALDKMLYMFKLGLPGPYVAATMLGGTAPATLAGSFVMGLADTLVGLLLSQLTNEGCPFIATTYTDILDMKSMAFCLTGPEVALGQAATADIFRYLDLPFSVHLGVTDSPVFDQQAAFDIGVQIYTGILSGANLNMFLGYLETAMSASLECLVFGDEVIGYCRRIVEGIEVSAETLAEEAINNVGPNGNFLGEEHTMNHFKERWVPTNFIRTTYEKWADDGGKDLKVRAHEKVKNILAQEIRKPLAPEVLAELDAIVAEAEKRYQK
- a CDS encoding MFS transporter, translated to MKNNFLLKIVILLMSFAMMGDSVIVPIVPNIFEAFPDASPFLQNFIISGPMLIAIPATLICGKLAQFISKKYLLIFSYLIAAFAGIGIAFVDSVFLFVLFRSLLGITFGFLAASAFGLIAELFKEEKERSSVMGWYNSMTALFGVLIATASGYIAVSNWHYSFFINIAAIPIVLLMIFVLPVTPPEGKVQQDGDQNEKQKMPYLKVGALSVSAIVYNALYMILFYFVAVYLQEANLGDASTAGIMSSVGTVGSFVAGMIFANFYGKVKRFTPATFFLVLAACYFVLSMDVNLLIVGIAVFVAGWTYNLSMSYYFLTATMIVPPAVLTLSTGITNASIGLGCYLAPSAINWYQEIFNVPTLKGTFLYVALTLVVCGVISIILAMRHSKNLPVIESQDMKGQA
- a CDS encoding YlmC/YmxH family sporulation protein gives rise to the protein MIKVSDLKVKDIINIVDGKRLGYIKDIELNLAAGRIHSLILPGTTKFMGIFGRCDDVAIAWNQIKKVGADVILVEVQSFSELRNQEPPEDLDAPY
- the nrdR gene encoding transcriptional regulator NrdR — protein: MRCPFCHYADSKVLESRSADEGSSIRRRRECLGCQRRFTTYEKIEERPLIVVKKDGRREFFDSKKLLHGIVKACEKRPVSYEQLEEIVAGIEKEYGHALEREISSDLIGEAVMKRLKDLDEVAYVRFASVYRQFEDVNTFIEEIQQLQKKS
- the nrdD gene encoding anaerobic ribonucleoside-triphosphate reductase; translation: MFTTIQKRDGRRAAFNEKKITDAIFKAAQSEGGEDRQTAMELTLEVMKYLKETYNGNIFGVEDVQDAVEKILIEKGHARTAKAYILYRAKRNRVREGKSDLMEAVKQILVETSRENANVSNSPSAKMLQIASAASRTYYLSRLIPEEFSLAHRQGEIHIHDLDFYAKTLTCVQIPLGQLLQQGFDNGHGYIRPPKRPGSAAALAAIILQSSQNDMHGGQSFAFFDRDMAPFVEQASEEETFQAMEALIYNLNSMHSRAGSQVPFSSLNVGTETGESARKVTRNLLLAYEKGLGRGENPIFPNIIFRLKEGINLNPGDPNRDLFELAMRVAARRMNPTFSFMDASFNQEYGTDVSYMGCRTRVMANRRGPAVTEKRGNLSFTTINLPRIGLKARGNVDQFYRYLDQALDLTARQLYHRYQIQANLKVRDMPFLMGQNLYLDSEELGMNDPVEKAIQHGTLSIGFIGLAEALTALTGKHHGEAAESRQLGEEIIAYMRKKIDQYCDDYDLNYTLLATPAEGLSGRFVGHDGEEFGILPGVTDKEYYTNSFHIPVGYPISMFEKMAIEGPYHKYCNAGHISYVELASPPIHNLEAVETIIRHMAASDIGYAGINFPIDFCLGCSHLGVINEDSCPVCGSSAIRRVRRITGYFSTVDRFNDAKLAELKDRVAHSGS
- the nrdG gene encoding anaerobic ribonucleoside-triphosphate reductase activating protein, yielding MELRIAGIVPESVVDGPGIRFVVFVQGCPHHCPGCHNPDTHDFNGGEVAQVSDLVAQIKALPPVRGVTISGGEPFCQGQACSTLAHEVKKLGKDVIVYSGYTYEQLREMAVGDHHIQALLSATEILIDGPFLQEQRDLNLPFRGSANQRLIKPGEEGFF
- a CDS encoding sigma-54 interaction domain-containing protein, which codes for MFKGASDKLSMKDILLKPVAIIDPQTCSPPWAKEMEGNGIKACLWPKSKTEWYVVLVSEVLKKAVEVPLEDLVFPGISISPSTPVQEIFQILANASGRGGVVVDRDGIPQGVIDPGMLITLLWQRMHHVESFMNTLMDTVSEAVTVIDNENVVVGWNKRAEELYRIPAETILDQDIKHFFSSLVVTHVISEDVMKRKSVRNDYHQPVPGTHVLINASPILYQDQVLGSVCAERDITETVSLHNELSQKSSEVRQLKSEITKRKPSDDAFGKIFGHSKRLNDAVRLARRVANTNAAVLIRGESGTGKELFAEAIHQESARKGKPFVVINCGAIPAALFESELFGYQSGAFTGADRKGRPGKFEISHTGTIFLDEIGEMPLDLQVKLLRVLQNKRFYRVGGDEPIDVDVRVIAATHRDLEQMIEEQLFREDLYYRINVVSLEIPPLRRRKEDIPELIYLFIKEFCLQQNREMVQIAPEIMTTLLNYPWPGNIRELRNVVERMVILAEDNMILQDHLPPSISKKKSFQEKEPMQDDVSLTDITDRTEKEIILQALEESGGDKSKAAKRLGIPRSTMYYKMKKLDIKI